The DNA sequence GTAATCATCAACATGTTTGCCAAGTTGAAGTTCAAACCAAGAAATTCAACTATAGGTGCTTCATGATGCACAGTATTCACCTCTCTTCCCGGCTATTTACGTAAAACAAAAAGTTGAAGAAAATAATCTATCATAATGACAATATATGATGTCATTAATCCCAGAACTACGCTGATCAGGTGCACCTCATCCGGGTACTTCATGCTGATCATGACGGCAAGCACTGCCGTCGCCATCCTCGACAGCATCCCGAGAGACCGCATCCTTTGGCCATTCGCTGCCGCTTCCCCAAACTGGTCCGTCTTCCTTACCATCAGCCATAAATTGAACAGGCTCAGGCTTGTCCCCACTATCAGCCCCATAAAAATAGATTGATAAGAGGTGAACCCCCAGCCGAGAACATAGACTGACAGCAGTAGGAATATGTATTTGCGCTGCCGTATAAACATTGTTTTGAGGTCTGGCATAGGCTGTTAGTCTCCTGTAAAGAAACGTCTGACCAGGTGAAGCATGGCATAAGTCCCTGCGGCCAATCCTATAAGCAATCCGACTATCAGGAATAACGGCTCGGTTCCAATCACATCATCAAGCCATCTTCCAAGGAAGATGCCGATCAGGACGGAGCCTACTAATTGGGAAAGGATGGCGGACATTAAAGCCATGGCTTGAAACGGGTGGCGGTCTTTTCGACGCATGATAACGCATCCTCCACACTGGAAATGTATTCCTTTGACGTATTTATGTCTTGAGAATGCAGGGTTTCCTGCTAGTGAAAAGAGAATGGTGTTTGAATTGAGGTAAGTGTTTTCATTGTTGATATCATGCAGATTGCGGTTATTTTCTTCCGCATGAAATCTGTGAAAACCCTATCATTTTATACCCTTTGTAAGCATACAATAGGCATCTGTCAATGTCAATGCATTCGGAGTGAAAAAGTTCACAAACTCCAGTAACGGAAAAGTCTTTGTTCACACTATTTTCGAATTTTTTTTCGAATAATAACTTGCAATTGGAGCGAGGTATTATCTCGCTCCAA is a window from the Bacillus infantis NRRL B-14911 genome containing:
- a CDS encoding ATP synthase subunit I, with the translated sequence MPDLKTMFIRQRKYIFLLLSVYVLGWGFTSYQSIFMGLIVGTSLSLFNLWLMVRKTDQFGEAAANGQRMRSLGMLSRMATAVLAVMISMKYPDEVHLISVVLGLMTSYIVIMIDYFLQLFVLRK
- a CDS encoding AtpZ/AtpI family protein; its protein translation is MRRKDRHPFQAMALMSAILSQLVGSVLIGIFLGRWLDDVIGTEPLFLIVGLLIGLAAGTYAMLHLVRRFFTGD